From a region of the Armatimonas rosea genome:
- a CDS encoding sulfatase, protein MIRPNIVFILADDLGVLDLGCQGSRFYETPNLDRLAREGMRFTNAYAACPVCSPTRASALTGKWPQRTGVTDYINEQVGKLGGTKPGFPLLCPPAADKLSLSEITIAKKLKSAGYATGLVGKWHLGGKETLPENHGFDFSVGGDDRGGNAHVGPSKLHNLELKTGEWLMDRLTDTAIEFVAQSKDKPFLLWFTPYDPHTPLIGKPELVKKYEAKAATLTAEFRDEPPRKDRRTQTHAVYAAMLEDLDRNLGRLFATLPENTLVLFTSDNGGLSTSEGSPTSNAPYRAGKGWLYEGGIREPLLVKWPGVVKPGTTNDSLTITCDFFPTFLEAAGLRPEALDGASLVPALKGKPLAPRPLFWHYPHYGNQGGGMAAAVRDGDWKLIEWFVIERIELYNLKSDPGEQKNLAAQEPGRVKALQAKLHAWQKSVDAKFPIKNPNPKSEAK, encoded by the coding sequence TTGATACGCCCTAATATTGTCTTCATCCTCGCCGATGACCTCGGCGTGCTCGACCTCGGGTGCCAGGGCAGCAGGTTCTACGAGACACCGAACTTGGACCGCTTGGCAAGGGAAGGGATGCGCTTCACCAATGCCTACGCCGCGTGCCCGGTCTGCTCCCCCACACGGGCATCGGCGCTCACGGGCAAGTGGCCGCAGCGCACCGGGGTCACCGACTACATCAACGAGCAAGTGGGCAAGCTCGGCGGGACAAAGCCGGGCTTCCCCTTGCTCTGTCCCCCCGCGGCAGACAAGCTAAGCCTCTCCGAGATCACGATTGCCAAAAAGCTCAAAAGCGCGGGCTACGCGACGGGCCTGGTGGGCAAGTGGCACCTCGGCGGCAAAGAGACGCTCCCGGAGAACCATGGCTTCGACTTCAGTGTGGGCGGCGATGACCGAGGCGGCAATGCCCATGTCGGGCCCAGCAAGCTCCACAACCTAGAGCTCAAGACAGGCGAGTGGCTGATGGACCGCCTCACCGATACGGCCATTGAGTTTGTCGCGCAGAGCAAAGACAAGCCGTTTCTGCTCTGGTTCACCCCCTACGACCCCCACACGCCGCTGATCGGCAAGCCCGAGCTGGTGAAAAAGTACGAGGCAAAGGCCGCCACACTCACGGCAGAGTTTCGCGACGAGCCCCCACGCAAAGACCGCCGGACACAGACACACGCGGTCTACGCCGCGATGCTGGAGGATCTGGACCGCAACCTCGGGCGGCTCTTTGCGACACTTCCTGAGAACACACTCGTCCTCTTTACGTCGGACAACGGCGGCCTCTCGACCTCGGAGGGCTCCCCAACCAGCAACGCGCCGTACCGGGCGGGCAAGGGCTGGCTCTACGAGGGCGGTATCCGTGAGCCGCTTCTCGTGAAGTGGCCGGGTGTCGTCAAGCCAGGCACCACCAACGACTCCCTCACGATCACCTGCGACTTCTTCCCAACCTTTCTGGAGGCCGCCGGCCTGCGCCCAGAGGCACTCGATGGGGCGAGCCTCGTGCCGGCCCTCAAGGGCAAGCCCCTTGCACCGCGCCCACTTTTCTGGCACTATCCGCACTACGGCAACCAAGGCGGTGGGATGGCCGCCGCCGTCCGCGACGGTGACTGGAAGCTGATCGAGTGGTTCGTCATCGAGCGTATCGAGCTCTACAACCTGAAATCGGACCCTGGTGAGCAGAAAAACCTCGCGGCGCAGGAGCCGGGACGCGTGAAGGCGCTCCAGGCAAAGCTCCACGCCTGGCAGAAATCCGTGGACGCCAAGTTCCCTATCAAAAACCCCAACCCCAAGAGTGAGGCAAAGTAA
- a CDS encoding L-serine ammonia-lyase, iron-sulfur-dependent, subunit alpha, with product MLVSIFNDVLGPVMRGPSSSHCAAALRIGRLARDLMGGKIERVLVEFDRSGSLPTTHASQGSDMGLFGGLLGWDAADERLPDSAIALRDAGIELSIETVDVGDPHPNTYRLTLSNATETHTLHAISTGGGMIEVIQIDGQPVSLFGDQEVCVAGRTLHPVLPVLTLPSSTVPFKSALGMLRYIESNLSPSDLSPSPSPGRSSLAGKGEQSPSYSPFPKEERLPAPRGYPGGRGERFSEETPLWKLAAQYEMQRGGLTEDEVLAKALNLIQILRRSIAQGLAGTHYDDRILGAQSPGFAAKLAAGQLLNGGALNRIVLYVTALMEVKSSMGVIVAAPTAGACAALPGAVIAMAEELGLDEREMAKAFLASGLIGVFITTRWSFAAEVGGCQAEGGSAACMAAAALVQLGGGTLTQSLAASSMALQNMLGLICDPIANRVEAPCLGKNVMAASNALSCANMALAGYDPLIPLDEVIETAKRVSAQMPRELRCTNLGGLSISPTSQAIEEKLLQLQLRRQN from the coding sequence ATGCTAGTTAGTATCTTCAACGATGTTTTAGGCCCCGTGATGCGCGGGCCGTCGAGCTCCCACTGCGCGGCGGCGCTTCGGATCGGGCGGCTGGCGCGGGACTTGATGGGCGGCAAGATCGAGAGAGTGCTGGTGGAGTTCGATAGAAGCGGCTCGCTCCCGACCACGCACGCCAGCCAGGGCTCGGACATGGGGCTCTTTGGCGGTCTGCTCGGCTGGGACGCTGCCGATGAGCGCCTGCCAGACTCTGCAATAGCACTGCGCGACGCCGGAATAGAACTCTCCATTGAGACGGTCGATGTCGGAGACCCGCACCCCAATACCTACCGCCTGACCCTCTCCAATGCCACGGAGACACACACGCTCCACGCCATCTCCACCGGCGGCGGGATGATCGAAGTGATTCAGATCGACGGCCAGCCGGTCTCGCTCTTTGGCGATCAGGAAGTGTGTGTGGCGGGGCGCACGCTGCATCCCGTCCTCCCCGTGCTCACCCTCCCCAGCTCCACCGTCCCCTTCAAGAGCGCCCTTGGGATGCTGCGCTATATCGAGAGTAACCTCTCCCCGAGTGACCTCTCCCCCAGCCCCTCTCCCGGGCGCTCGTCCCTCGCTGGGAAAGGGGAGCAAAGCCCCTCGTACTCCCCCTTCCCCAAGGAGGAACGACTGCCCGCACCCAGAGGGTACCCGGGGGGCAGGGGGGAGAGGTTCTCCGAGGAGACGCCTCTCTGGAAGCTCGCGGCGCAGTACGAGATGCAGCGTGGCGGGCTAACCGAGGACGAGGTGCTTGCTAAAGCCCTCAACCTCATCCAGATCCTGCGCCGCTCGATTGCGCAGGGACTCGCCGGGACGCACTACGACGACCGAATTCTGGGGGCACAGAGCCCCGGCTTTGCCGCAAAGCTCGCGGCGGGGCAGCTCCTCAACGGCGGCGCCCTCAACCGGATCGTGCTCTATGTGACGGCACTGATGGAGGTGAAGAGCTCCATGGGCGTGATTGTCGCCGCGCCCACTGCTGGTGCCTGCGCCGCGCTCCCCGGTGCTGTGATCGCGATGGCAGAGGAGCTGGGGCTTGATGAAAGGGAGATGGCGAAGGCGTTTCTGGCCAGCGGCCTGATCGGGGTGTTTATCACGACCCGCTGGAGCTTTGCGGCAGAGGTCGGGGGCTGTCAGGCGGAGGGCGGCTCGGCGGCGTGCATGGCGGCGGCCGCCCTTGTCCAGCTTGGCGGGGGGACGCTCACGCAATCGCTCGCGGCTTCGTCGATGGCCTTGCAGAACATGCTCGGCCTGATCTGCGACCCGATCGCCAACCGGGTCGAGGCACCGTGCCTGGGTAAGAATGTCATGGCCGCCAGCAACGCTCTCTCCTGCGCCAACATGGCCCTCGCCGGCTACGACCCGCTGATCCCGCTAGATGAAGTGATCGAGACCGCCAAGCGTGTCTCCGCCCAAATGCCCCGCGAGCTGCGCTGCACCAACCTCGGTGGCCTCTCCATCAGCCCCACGTCGCAAGCCATCGAAGAAAAACTTCTCCAGCTTCAGCTCAGGAGACAGAATTGA
- a CDS encoding tetratricopeptide repeat protein, translating into MAIPRGTITLLFTDIEGSTKLWEGHPEAMQTVLARHDALLREAIEAHTGFVFKTIGDAFCAAFATAPEAAQAALDAQLALALEVWPEPLTLKVRMALHTGAVESRDRDYFGPPLNRVARLLSTGHGGQTLLTQATQELVRDSLPPTATLRDLGTHQLKDLARPEQIYQLQHPSLAESFPALKSLSTHPNNLPQQVTSFIGREKELAEVQERLAQTRLLTLTGAGGSGKSRLSLQAAADLLERFPDGAFLVELAPLADPDLVVQTVAGALGLKEETGLPILNTLVESLKNKQLLLLLDNCEHVLDASAKLADALIRSCPDLKILATSREGLGIAGESTYRVPSLSLPDPKQTQTAETLSHFEAVRLFIDRALQTQPTFAVTNENAPALASICFRLDGIPLAIELAAARARSLSVEEINTKLDQRFRLLTGGSRTALPRQQTLRSLIDWSYALLTAQEKQVLESLSVFAGGWTLEAAEAVCVSDTVEDWEVLDLLTSLVDKSLVLAEQKHGHTRYRMLETIRQYSRDRLLDRGTGSAVREKHLDYFLALAKEAEPKVRGAEQNKWLNTLEEEHENLRLSLEWALQDEGGEKASALSLSLADFWVLRGYHAEGREWLEQALAKPHAQPRTQCRARLLMNVGDFAWYQADNRIAQAHFEECLELARELGDKRIIAYALRGTVANTTSYATKRTHYEDSLALFREVGDTYETFMALLYLGGLELADGNLLRVKEIANECLALSHVLGSPALIASAFTQMGNVAKREGNLQQARTYHEESLRLRREGSEKHLMAISLEHLGMIALEQQDYPNAMVYFEENLRLQTELGGRTKGMRGKSFLGMVAFCQGDYAGARSIYEESLALAREMDNVTGRASTAFSACALGHVACFQGDDSTAHACFHESLAICQEYLQERRLCLSYVLTGFGLLALSAHDILCAACLWGAGAKLREGIDSPMTLAPQNQLEMKYAAARAVLNDDTAFDAAWQEGRALTLEQAIALARETSS; encoded by the coding sequence ATGGCGATTCCCCGCGGCACGATCACGCTCCTCTTCACCGATATCGAAGGTAGCACCAAGCTCTGGGAGGGCCATCCCGAGGCGATGCAGACGGTCCTCGCTCGCCATGATGCCCTGCTCCGAGAGGCGATTGAGGCACACACAGGCTTCGTCTTCAAGACCATCGGCGATGCGTTCTGCGCCGCCTTTGCCACCGCGCCCGAGGCAGCCCAAGCCGCTCTCGACGCGCAGCTTGCCCTCGCCCTGGAGGTATGGCCGGAGCCTCTCACGCTTAAAGTGCGTATGGCCCTGCACACGGGCGCGGTCGAGAGCCGCGATCGTGACTACTTTGGCCCGCCGCTTAACCGAGTCGCACGCCTGCTCTCGACCGGTCACGGGGGGCAGACGCTTCTGACACAGGCAACGCAAGAGCTCGTGCGCGATAGCCTGCCACCCACCGCCACGCTCCGTGATCTGGGAACACACCAGCTCAAAGACCTCGCCCGCCCCGAGCAGATCTACCAGCTCCAGCACCCCAGCCTCGCCGAGAGCTTCCCCGCGCTCAAGTCGCTCTCGACCCACCCCAACAACCTACCACAACAAGTCACGAGCTTTATCGGACGAGAGAAAGAGCTGGCGGAGGTGCAGGAGCGGCTCGCCCAAACGCGCCTGCTAACCCTCACCGGGGCGGGGGGCAGCGGCAAGTCTCGGCTCTCGCTCCAGGCTGCTGCCGATCTGCTGGAGCGCTTCCCCGACGGTGCCTTTCTGGTCGAGCTGGCCCCCCTCGCCGACCCGGACTTGGTGGTGCAGACCGTGGCGGGTGCGTTGGGCCTCAAGGAAGAGACCGGCCTACCAATCCTAAACACGCTGGTCGAGTCTCTTAAAAACAAGCAGCTCTTGCTGCTTCTCGATAACTGTGAGCATGTTTTAGATGCCAGTGCCAAGCTCGCCGATGCGCTGATCCGCAGCTGCCCCGACCTGAAGATTCTCGCCACCAGCCGCGAGGGCCTGGGAATCGCGGGGGAGTCCACCTACCGGGTGCCATCGCTCTCGCTCCCCGACCCCAAACAAACCCAGACGGCAGAGACGCTCTCGCACTTCGAGGCCGTCCGGCTCTTCATCGACAGAGCGCTTCAGACCCAACCAACCTTTGCCGTCACCAACGAAAACGCTCCCGCGCTTGCCTCGATCTGCTTTCGCCTCGATGGTATTCCCCTCGCCATTGAGCTTGCCGCCGCCCGCGCCCGCTCGCTCTCGGTGGAGGAGATCAATACCAAGCTCGACCAGCGCTTCCGCCTGCTCACCGGCGGCTCACGCACGGCCTTGCCACGCCAGCAAACCCTGCGCTCGCTCATCGACTGGAGCTACGCGCTCCTCACCGCGCAAGAGAAGCAAGTGCTGGAGAGCCTCTCGGTCTTTGCGGGGGGCTGGACTTTGGAGGCAGCGGAAGCTGTCTGTGTGAGCGACACGGTGGAAGACTGGGAAGTACTCGACTTGCTCACGTCGCTGGTGGACAAGAGCCTTGTCTTAGCGGAACAGAAGCACGGACACACGCGCTACCGCATGCTGGAGACCATTCGGCAGTACTCCCGCGATAGACTCCTCGACAGGGGAACCGGCAGCGCGGTGCGTGAGAAGCACCTGGACTACTTCCTGGCGCTCGCAAAAGAAGCCGAGCCAAAGGTGAGGGGCGCGGAGCAGAACAAGTGGCTAAACACTCTGGAGGAGGAGCATGAAAACCTGCGCCTGAGCCTAGAGTGGGCGCTCCAGGATGAGGGCGGCGAGAAAGCCAGCGCCCTGAGCCTGAGCCTGGCAGATTTCTGGGTTCTTCGGGGCTACCATGCAGAAGGGCGTGAGTGGTTGGAGCAAGCTCTAGCAAAGCCTCATGCACAGCCACGAACCCAATGTCGCGCACGGCTCCTGATGAATGTCGGCGACTTCGCCTGGTATCAAGCCGATAACCGTATTGCACAGGCACATTTTGAAGAGTGTCTAGAGCTTGCCCGTGAGCTTGGCGACAAGAGAATTATTGCCTACGCGCTCCGTGGAACGGTTGCGAACACGACCAGCTATGCAACAAAGCGTACCCATTACGAAGACAGTCTCGCACTTTTCAGAGAGGTGGGCGATACCTACGAGACATTCATGGCTTTACTCTATTTGGGTGGGTTGGAGCTAGCCGACGGAAATCTTCTCCGCGTAAAAGAAATCGCAAACGAGTGTCTCGCCCTATCTCATGTACTGGGCAGTCCGGCGCTCATTGCCTCTGCCTTTACGCAGATGGGCAATGTGGCGAAGCGTGAAGGCAATCTACAGCAAGCGCGCACCTACCACGAAGAGAGCCTGCGCCTCAGGCGAGAGGGTAGTGAGAAGCACCTCATGGCGATCTCTCTGGAGCACCTGGGGATGATCGCTCTCGAACAGCAAGACTATCCTAATGCCATGGTTTATTTTGAAGAGAACCTCCGCCTTCAGACAGAACTGGGGGGCAGGACGAAGGGAATGCGTGGGAAAAGCTTCCTGGGGATGGTCGCCTTTTGTCAGGGGGATTATGCCGGAGCGCGCTCGATCTATGAAGAGAGCCTTGCCCTTGCCCGAGAAATGGACAATGTCACCGGCCGAGCAAGCACCGCTTTCTCTGCCTGTGCTTTGGGACACGTCGCGTGCTTCCAGGGAGACGATTCCACCGCCCACGCATGTTTCCACGAGAGCCTGGCGATCTGCCAGGAGTATCTTCAGGAGCGGCGCTTGTGTCTTTCCTACGTCCTGACCGGCTTTGGACTGCTGGCCTTGAGCGCACACGATATTCTCTGCGCGGCGTGTCTCTGGGGAGCAGGGGCCAAATTACGCGAAGGGATAGACAGCCCCATGACTCTGGCCCCACAGAACCAGCTAGAGATGAAGTATGCCGCCGCCCGTGCCGTGCTAAACGACGATACCGCCTTCGATGCCGCGTGGCAGGAAGGCCGTGCGCTGACCTTAGAGCAAGCCATTGCCCTTGCTCGAGAAACGAGCTCTTAA
- a CDS encoding arylsulfatase, with translation MNETREAPRPNVVLILADDMGWSDLGCYGSEIKTPNLDSLAKNGLRFTQFYNTARCWPSRAGLLTGYYAQQVRRDTVPGVKSGVQGTRPEWAPLLSTRLKALGYRSYHSGKWHIDGKPLQNGFEHSYSLDDHDRYFAPRQHTLDDKPLAPIGPKDGYYATTYIAEHAIRCLKEHDAQHKSQPFFTYLAFTAPHFPVQAPPDDIARYKDAYLKGWDALREVRYKKQAALGIAASKLSEIEREVGPPYPFPDAIKKLGPNEVNRPVAWETLSTEQKHFQATKMAIHAAMVDRMDREIGRVLAQVKAMGAEENTIVLFLSDNGASAEMMVRGDGHDLSLPMGADGTFLSIGPGWSSLCNTPLRRHKTWVHEGGISTPLIVSWPKGIKEKNTLRTTPAHLVDVVPTILEQAGGSTTLGHAAPGKSLTPLFTADSGLTHDSLWWAHEGNRALRVGDWKIVAAGKESPWELYNLKESRAETENLAAKHPERVKELAALWQVQWDAYAKQALENKLP, from the coding sequence ATGAACGAAACTCGCGAGGCCCCACGGCCCAATGTGGTGCTGATTCTCGCCGATGACATGGGCTGGTCCGATCTAGGCTGCTACGGCTCGGAGATCAAGACACCGAACTTGGATAGCTTGGCAAAGAACGGCCTGCGCTTCACCCAGTTCTACAACACCGCGCGCTGCTGGCCGAGCCGGGCGGGGCTGCTGACGGGCTACTACGCCCAGCAGGTGCGCCGCGACACGGTGCCGGGAGTTAAGAGCGGCGTGCAAGGGACGCGCCCGGAGTGGGCGCCGCTGCTCTCGACACGGCTCAAGGCGCTGGGGTACCGCTCCTACCACTCGGGGAAGTGGCATATCGACGGCAAGCCGCTGCAGAATGGCTTTGAGCACAGCTACAGCCTCGACGACCACGATAGATACTTTGCGCCGCGCCAGCACACGCTCGACGACAAGCCGCTGGCGCCGATTGGGCCCAAGGACGGCTACTACGCGACCACCTATATCGCCGAGCACGCCATTCGCTGCCTCAAAGAGCACGACGCGCAGCACAAATCCCAGCCGTTCTTTACCTATCTGGCCTTCACCGCGCCGCACTTCCCGGTCCAAGCCCCGCCGGACGATATCGCGCGCTACAAGGACGCCTACCTCAAGGGCTGGGACGCCCTCCGCGAGGTGCGCTACAAGAAGCAAGCGGCGCTGGGGATCGCCGCCAGCAAGCTCTCCGAGATCGAGCGTGAGGTCGGGCCGCCCTATCCCTTCCCGGATGCCATCAAGAAGCTCGGTCCCAACGAGGTCAATCGGCCCGTGGCGTGGGAGACACTGAGCACCGAGCAGAAGCACTTCCAGGCCACCAAGATGGCGATCCACGCCGCGATGGTGGACCGCATGGACCGGGAGATCGGGCGCGTGCTTGCCCAAGTAAAGGCGATGGGCGCAGAGGAGAATACCATCGTCCTCTTCCTCTCCGACAACGGCGCGAGCGCGGAGATGATGGTGCGCGGCGACGGCCACGATCTCTCGCTCCCGATGGGCGCCGATGGGACGTTCTTAAGTATCGGCCCCGGCTGGTCCAGCCTCTGCAACACCCCGCTCCGGCGGCACAAGACCTGGGTGCATGAGGGCGGCATCTCCACCCCGCTGATCGTGAGCTGGCCCAAGGGGATCAAAGAGAAAAACACGCTCCGCACCACCCCAGCGCACCTGGTAGATGTCGTGCCGACGATCCTAGAGCAGGCCGGAGGAAGCACTACCCTGGGCCACGCCGCGCCGGGAAAGAGCCTCACGCCACTCTTCACCGCCGACAGTGGCCTCACCCACGACTCGCTCTGGTGGGCGCACGAGGGGAACCGGGCACTGCGGGTCGGGGACTGGAAGATTGTCGCGGCGGGAAAAGAGAGCCCGTGGGAGCTCTACAACCTCAAGGAGAGCCGCGCGGAGACCGAGAACCTGGCGGCAAAGCACCCCGAGCGCGTCAAAGAGCTGGCCGCACTCTGGCAGGTGCAGTGGGATGCCTACGCTAAGCAGGCACTGGAAAATAAGTTGCCCTAG
- a CDS encoding SMI1/KNR4 family protein, translating into MTTTDDSHAWLKTVREGIAELTQHYGGYWRREKIVLGSCPTEKELAVREQGLGIRLPEDYRDFLLHIGNGGFGPDLGLSVFPLGPNDPSLEHGSHWPSIPEHEEVIGSPFPHTKARHFFTDTPPDDWEVLTGFLELGDRGCGMYSILVVSGEEYGHVWQTDEYGVGPYEEGYRLTSLIGKLLWPPIRPHRYTFKDWYLDWLQAMLNTARRSAP; encoded by the coding sequence ATGACTACTACTGACGACTCCCACGCCTGGTTAAAAACCGTCCGTGAAGGTATCGCCGAGCTTACCCAACACTACGGTGGATACTGGAGACGCGAGAAGATTGTCTTGGGCTCTTGTCCCACTGAGAAAGAACTCGCCGTACGCGAGCAAGGACTAGGAATCCGCCTCCCCGAAGACTACAGAGATTTCTTGCTCCACATCGGCAATGGCGGCTTTGGTCCCGATCTCGGGCTCTCTGTTTTCCCGCTTGGCCCCAACGATCCGTCCCTTGAACATGGGAGTCATTGGCCCTCGATTCCCGAACACGAAGAGGTCATTGGGAGTCCCTTTCCCCACACCAAAGCCAGGCACTTCTTTACCGACACGCCACCCGATGACTGGGAAGTCCTTACCGGCTTCCTTGAGCTCGGCGACCGGGGGTGCGGTATGTATAGCATCTTAGTCGTCTCCGGCGAAGAGTATGGTCATGTCTGGCAGACAGACGAGTACGGAGTAGGTCCTTATGAAGAAGGGTACCGTTTGACAAGTCTCATCGGCAAACTCCTCTGGCCCCCAATCCGGCCCCATCGTTACACCTTCAAGGACTGGTACCTAGACTGGCTCCAAGCCATGCTCAACACCGCCCGTCGTTCCGCGCCATGA
- a CDS encoding sulfatase, translating into MKLALISLALLGTALSPRPAGVRGETNRYNVLFIAIDDLRPELGCYGVKEAQSPNLDRLAQSGMVFSRQYAVVPTCGASRYALLTGRSPRSTGVTANNEAFYPGKTALDTQLLPGAQSLPELFRRSGYQTVDIGKISHTADGRVYGYNGAGDGRPELPHAWDVLPTPFGTWQRGWGVFFAYEGGKHREDGQGHNALMEFTAKSDDDLPDGQMAHEAIAQLKGFKQSGKPFFLGLGFFKPHLPFVAPKQDWDAFEGKPIPLPPSPLKPAAPYWHASAEFYKYALPFPKKQPLDDDAARTARRAYLACVRYTDRQVGKVLDALKSEGLDKNTIVVVWGDHGWHLGEQQIWGKHSPFERAVRSTLIVRAPGVGPTGKASDALIENDDLYPTLVELCQPRFTKTHYPLDGKSFAPVLAGQQRTVRDSALSYWQDTITVRTATHRLIARRTKDGKGFTDIALYDLTKDLDSTENLADTNPTLRDALLKMLPVAPKPTPLSAREKP; encoded by the coding sequence GTGAAGCTCGCCCTGATTAGCTTGGCACTTCTGGGAACCGCATTGTCCCCCCGCCCGGCGGGGGTTAGGGGGGAGACCAACCGCTACAACGTGTTGTTTATCGCCATCGACGATCTCCGGCCCGAGCTGGGGTGCTACGGCGTTAAAGAGGCGCAGTCGCCGAACCTGGATAGACTCGCCCAGTCGGGGATGGTCTTTAGCCGCCAGTACGCGGTTGTCCCGACCTGTGGGGCATCGCGGTATGCCCTCCTGACCGGGCGCTCGCCGCGCAGTACAGGAGTCACGGCCAACAACGAGGCGTTCTATCCCGGCAAGACTGCCCTCGACACGCAGCTCCTCCCCGGTGCTCAGAGCCTCCCGGAGCTCTTTCGGCGCAGCGGCTACCAGACGGTCGATATCGGAAAGATCTCCCACACCGCCGATGGCCGGGTCTATGGCTACAATGGCGCGGGCGACGGTCGCCCGGAGCTGCCCCATGCCTGGGACGTGCTCCCGACCCCGTTTGGCACGTGGCAGCGCGGCTGGGGAGTCTTCTTCGCCTACGAGGGCGGCAAGCACCGCGAGGACGGCCAGGGGCACAACGCCCTGATGGAGTTCACGGCCAAGAGCGACGACGACCTCCCCGACGGCCAAATGGCCCACGAGGCGATTGCGCAACTGAAAGGCTTTAAGCAGTCCGGCAAGCCATTCTTCCTTGGGCTAGGCTTTTTCAAGCCGCACCTGCCCTTTGTCGCGCCCAAGCAGGACTGGGACGCGTTCGAGGGCAAGCCGATCCCTCTGCCCCCCTCCCCGCTCAAGCCCGCCGCGCCCTACTGGCACGCGAGCGCCGAGTTCTATAAGTATGCTCTACCCTTCCCCAAAAAGCAGCCGCTCGACGACGACGCGGCCCGGACGGCGCGGCGGGCGTATCTGGCCTGCGTCCGCTACACCGACCGGCAGGTGGGAAAAGTTCTCGATGCGCTAAAGTCCGAAGGGCTCGATAAAAATACAATTGTCGTGGTCTGGGGCGATCATGGCTGGCACCTGGGCGAGCAGCAGATCTGGGGCAAGCACAGCCCCTTCGAGCGCGCCGTTCGGAGCACGCTGATCGTCCGCGCCCCCGGAGTCGGCCCCACGGGAAAGGCCAGCGATGCTCTGATCGAGAACGACGACCTCTACCCCACCCTGGTCGAGCTCTGCCAGCCACGCTTCACCAAGACCCACTACCCGCTCGATGGCAAGAGCTTCGCCCCCGTCCTCGCCGGGCAGCAGCGCACCGTCCGCGACTCCGCGCTCAGCTACTGGCAAGACACCATCACCGTCCGCACCGCCACCCACCGCCTGATCGCCCGGCGCACCAAGGACGGTAAGGGCTTCACCGACATCGCCCTCTACGATCTCACCAAAGACCTCGACAGCACCGAAAACCTCGCCGACACCAACCCCACTCTCCGCGATGCGCTCCTGAAAATGCTGCCGGTCGCGCCGAAGCCTACCCCATTGTCAGCAAGGGAGAAGCCATGA
- a CDS encoding sulfatase family protein, whose amino-acid sequence MSLSSKGSRQDSRPNIVLIYTDDLGFGDVGCYGARSVKTPHIDRIAREGLRFTDAHAPSATCTPSRYALLTGEYAWRKPGTGVLPGNAALIVEPGRTTVASVLQKAGYATGIVGKWHLGLGATGGPDWNERIAPGPGQVGFGYHFLMAATGDRVPCVYIENEQVAGLTKTDPIQVRYTKENYDGELDGVRDRAGLKMDWSNGHNNAVVNGIGRIGYMKGGKSARWIDEDMAEVFTKKAVAFIENNKTRPFFLSFNTHDIHVPRVPHPRFVGKTPMGPRGDAIAELDWCVGEILKTLDKLKLTQNTLLIFSSDNGPVLDDGYKDSAVEKLGDHKPAGPWRGGKYSLFEGGTRVPFLVRWPARVKPGVSDALVCQVDFLASFAALTGQGFDKRTAPDSENTLAAFLGESKTGRTSLVEHANTLTLREGSWKFIKQGRQLYDLATDPGETTNLAAKLPERTAAMAAALEKIRGVGASRP is encoded by the coding sequence ATGAGTTTATCAAGCAAGGGAAGTAGGCAAGACAGTCGGCCCAATATCGTCCTGATCTACACCGACGACCTGGGCTTTGGCGATGTAGGCTGCTACGGCGCAAGATCCGTTAAGACGCCCCATATCGACCGGATTGCCCGTGAGGGGCTGCGCTTCACCGATGCCCATGCGCCGTCGGCGACCTGCACGCCGTCGCGCTACGCTCTGCTCACGGGCGAGTACGCCTGGCGCAAGCCGGGCACGGGGGTGCTTCCTGGCAACGCGGCGCTGATTGTCGAGCCCGGCCGTACGACAGTCGCGTCGGTGCTCCAAAAAGCGGGCTACGCCACGGGGATCGTGGGGAAGTGGCACCTCGGGCTGGGCGCGACCGGCGGGCCGGACTGGAACGAGCGGATCGCCCCCGGCCCGGGTCAAGTCGGCTTTGGCTACCACTTCCTCATGGCCGCGACCGGCGACCGAGTCCCCTGTGTCTATATCGAGAACGAGCAGGTGGCCGGCCTGACCAAGACCGACCCGATCCAGGTGCGCTACACCAAAGAGAACTACGACGGCGAGCTCGACGGTGTCCGGGATCGTGCGGGCCTGAAGATGGACTGGAGTAATGGCCACAACAACGCCGTGGTCAATGGAATCGGGCGGATCGGCTACATGAAGGGCGGCAAGTCCGCGCGCTGGATCGACGAAGACATGGCGGAGGTGTTTACGAAGAAAGCGGTCGCCTTTATCGAGAACAACAAAACCAGGCCCTTCTTCCTCTCGTTCAACACCCACGATATCCATGTCCCGCGTGTCCCCCACCCCCGTTTTGTCGGCAAGACTCCGATGGGCCCACGCGGCGATGCCATCGCGGAGCTGGACTGGTGCGTCGGGGAGATTCTGAAAACATTAGATAAACTCAAACTGACCCAAAACACCCTCCTGATCTTCTCCAGCGACAATGGGCCGGTGCTCGACGATGGCTACAAAGACAGTGCGGTGGAAAAGCTAGGCGACCACAAGCCCGCGGGGCCGTGGCGCGGTGGGAAGTACAGCCTCTTCGAGGGCGGGACGCGTGTCCCGTTTCTCGTGCGCTGGCCCGCACGTGTCAAGCCCGGTGTCTCCGACGCGCTGGTCTGCCAGGTTGATTTTCTGGCGTCGTTTGCCGCCCTCACCGGCCAAGGCTTCGACAAGCGCACCGCCCCCGATAGCGAGAACACGCTCGCGGCGTTTCTGGGCGAGTCCAAGACCGGCCGCACGAGCCTGGTCGAGCACGCCAACACCCTCACCCTGCGCGAGGGGAGCTGGAAGTTCATCAAGCAAGGCCGCCAGCTCTACGACCTCGCCACCGACCCCGGCGAGACCACCAATCTCGCCGCAAAACTCCCCGAGCGCACCGCTGCCATGGCCGCCGCGCTGGAGAAAATCCGCGGCGTGGGAGCGTCCCGACCGTGA